In Candidatus Hydrogenedentota bacterium, the genomic stretch CGAATGACGGAGATGACGGATTCGCAGCTTCGTGCCCAGACTGGATTGTTCAAGGCGCGCCTCGCGGCGGGCGAATCGCTGGACGATATCCTGCCCGAGGCTTTCGCCACCGCGCGTGAAGCCGCCAAGCGCGTCGCGGGCATGCGGCCCTTTGATGTGCAGATTATCGGCGGCACGACCCTGCACCGCGGCAATATTGCCGAGATGACCACGGGTGAAGGCAAGACCCTGGTGGCGATCCTGCCGGTTTATCTCAACGCGCTGCCGGGCAAGGGCGTCCACGTGGTAACCGTGAACGACTACCTCGCCCAGCGCGACGCCGAGTGGATGCGGCCCATTTACGAGTTCCTCGGTCTCACGGTTGGCCTCATCCAGTCCGACATGGACCACATGGAGCGCAAGGTGGGCTATCGCGCCGATATCACCTACGGCACCAACAACGAGTTCGGCTTCGACTACCTCCGGGACAACATGGCCAAGCATCCCGATCACCGGGTGCAGCGCGGCCTCAACTTCGCCATCGTGGACGAGGTGGACTCCATTCTCATCGACGAAGCCCGAACGCCGCTCATTATCTCGGGCCGTCCGGAAAAAAGCAGCGATCTCTACTTGAAAGTGGACGAGGCCGTGCGCAAGTTGCGTAAGGAAGAGCACTTCACGATGGACGAGAAACAGCGGCACATCATCCTGACGGATGACGGCATGGTCGCGGTGGAGCGCCTTCTCGGCATCGACGATCTTTACGCGAGTGAAACCATCGGCTGGGCGCACATGATCGAGCAGTCGCTGAAGGCCTACAACTTCTTCAAGCGCGACAAAGACTACATGGTGAAGGACAACGAGGTCCTCATCGTGGACGAGTTCACCGGTCGCACGATGGAAGGCCGACGCTATTCCGATGGTCTTCACCAGGCCCTGGAAGCGAAAGAACGAGTGCCGCTCCGTTTCGAATCGCAGACCATCGCCAGCATCACGTATCAGAACTATTTCCGTCTCTACGAAAAGTTGGCGGGCATGACCGGTACCGCCGTCACCGAAGCTCCCGAGTTTGACAAGGTGTACCGCCTGGACGTTACCCAGATCCCCACGAACCTTCCCATGGCGCGCAAAGACGAGACCGATCTTATCTTCGCCACGGAGAAGGGCAAGTTTCGCTATGTTATCAATGAAATCAAGGCCATTCGGGCCACCGGCCGTCCCACCCTCGTGGGCACCGTCTCCATCGAGAAGTCCGAGTTGCTCGCGAAATTGATGGAGGAGGAGGGAATCGAGGATTTCCAGGTGCTGAACGCCAAGCACCACGAGCGCGAAGCGTCAATCATCTCGAACGCGGGTAAGGCGGGCGCCATCACGATCGCCACCAACATGGCCGGTCGCGGTACCGACATCAAGCTGGCGGAAGGCATCCGCGAATTGGGCGGCCTCTATATCATCGGCACCGAGCGCCATGAATCCCGCCGTATCGACAACCAGCTTCGCGGCCGCTGCGGGCGCCAGGGCGACCCCGGCACGACACGTTTCTACGTGAGTCTGGAGGACGATATCGCCCGGCTGTTCGGCGGTGACCGCGTGAAAAAACTGGTGGATTTCATGGGCGGCGACGAGATGGACGAGGAGCCACTCAGCCAGCGCATGGTGTCGCGCACCATCGAACGTTCCCAGCGCCAGGTGGAGGAGTATCACTTCGAAAGCCGCAAGCACGTTCTGGAATATGACACGGTCATGGACAAGCAGCGCAAGTATATCTACGCCATGCGCCGCAACGTGCTGGAAGACAACGACGTGACCGAGCAGCTCCGCGAGATGTTCTATAACACCGTGGGGGACGTGGTGGACGAGTACGCCCCGGACAACGTGCCCGCCAACGAATGGGACCTGGAGGGTCTCGAAGCGCGAATGGAAGCGCTCTTTCACTTCGAAGTCGATCTCCCGGAAGAAGTCGAGAACGGCGACGAACTGCTCGAAGTCCTCAATGAGCAGGTTCTCGCGGAATACCAACGCAGGGAGGATATGATTGCCGAGGAACTGCGCGAGAGCTTCCGCCGCGATATCGGAGGCGATGAGGCGGGCGTCCACTTTGAGCAGATCGCCCGCAAGCGCGTGCACGATCTGGAGCTCATGGCGTTGCTCCGCGCGGTGGACGACAAGTGGATCGACCACCTGTATGAAATGGACTACCTTCGTGAGTCGGTGCGTCTGCGCGCCTTCGGACAGAAAGACCCCCTGCTGGAGTACAAGCAGGAAGGCTTTGAGATGTTCCAGACCATGGTGAAGGGTATCGAGGAAAGCGTTATCACCACGCTGTTCCGACTCACCGATCCCGAAGTGCGCCGGAAGCGCGCCGCGAGCATTCAGCTCGGCACCCTCACTCAGCAGGAAGATCCTTTCGCCCAGCTCAATCAGTACCACTACGTGGCGGCGGACAAAGAGGCCGACAGCAGCTTCGCGCGGTTCGACACCACGCGCTTCAGTCTCGCGGGCAAGGTGCCCGAGGACGATACGCCCCAGGAAGGCGAGGCCAGTACGGTTCGTTCCGAGAAAGCCAAGGCCAAGGCCAAGCCCGCTCCCATTCGGGCCGAGAATAAAGTGGGGCCGAATGAGAAGTGCCCCTGCGGCAGTGGCAAGAAATACAAGAAATGCTGCGGAAGCCACGCCGTTTAATTCCAACGACCATCACCATCTTCTGGGTGGTGATGGTTGCTTTGTTTATTTATCGGGAAGGCTGGCTGGCGCCGTCGACACCGCCGCCGGAGGCGCGCCGCGGGTTCGAGCCGCAGGACCAGTGGATGGGGATCTTTCTGGAGGGCGGCCAGCGTGTGGGACGGCTACACTGGACGACGGCAGCGGCGGAAAAGGGTGGCAGGCCGGGTTTTCGTCTGAGCGTCGAGGCCGATCTGGAGACTTCTCTCTTCGGCATGGAAGCCGGCATGAAGATCGGCGGCAAAGCGTGGACATCGGCGGATGGCGCCCTATCCAATTTTGATTTTTCGCTCCACTCAGGCGGCCACACCATGGGCGTTGAGGGCGCGGTGGAGAACAAGCGCCTCCGGGGCGCCTTGAAGACCGGCGGCGAAGTCCTGCCACTCGATTTTCCCATGGAAAGCAATCTCCTCTCAGGTAGTGGCGTGGGCATGCCGGGCTCGGGGCTGCCGGTCCTCAAGGCGGGCGAGACGACGACGATCGACGCCTTTGACCCCGTGGCGATGAAAATGGGTAAGGCCACTGTCGCGCGCGTGGGCGAGGAGAATATATCCATCGAAGGCGTGCCAGTCCTCGCGAGTGTTTATTCCACCACGGTAGGTGGGATGACGAGTAAAGCCTGGATCGGCCCCAACGAAGAAGTGCTCCAGGCCACCACGCCCTTCGGTTTCACCCTGCGAAAAATCGCTCCGGAAACCGCAGACACGCCGGTACCCGCAGGTGGCGGGGGAGACATGATCCAGTCGCTTGCCGTGGTACCCAAGGGGAAGGCGGTTTTCGTGGACGCGACGCGACTTGTGGTTCGTATCTCAGGGGTGGATGTGGACACTATTCCGAGTGACCCGCCGTGGCAGGTGCGCGAGGGTGATCTGGTGACGATTCTCCAGCCCGCGCCGTTAGCCACCGCCGTCGTCTCCGAGCCCGCCGATTTCGACCCCGCGCCCCATCTTGCCAGCGACGCCTTTGTCACCGCGAGGCACCCCGAAGTGTTGCGGAAGGCTCAAGAAATTGTCGGCACCGAGACCGATCCATGGAAAAAGGCGCTGCTGATTCACACCTGGCTCTACGAGAGCATTGACAAAGTCCCCGTGCTCAGCGTGCCCAATGCCCTCGACGTATTGCGAAACAAGACGGGAGATTGCAATGAACACGCCGTGCTGTTCGCGGCGCTGGCCCGCGCATCCGATATTCCCACGCGCATTGCCATCGGCCTCGTCTACAGCGACACCCTCGAAGGTTTTGGTTACCATGCCTGGCCCGAGGTTCATGTGGGAGGCGCGTGGTATCCAATGGACCCCACCCTCGGTCAGGTGGCCGCCGATGCTACCCACATCAAGCTTCTCAATGGCAGCATCGAAGCCTGGGTGCGCCTGGCGGCCTACATCGGGCAGATTGAGTTGGAGGTTGTGTCCATTGAGTAAGGTGAGTATCAGATAGACCGGTCGAAGAAAGAGTTCGGTCATATATTCGAATACAACGGAATGACAGGCGAAGTTCAAACCTGCTTGGTGAATTATA encodes the following:
- a CDS encoding transglutaminase domain-containing protein, yielding MLRKPRRLIPTTITIFWVVMVALFIYREGWLAPSTPPPEARRGFEPQDQWMGIFLEGGQRVGRLHWTTAAAEKGGRPGFRLSVEADLETSLFGMEAGMKIGGKAWTSADGALSNFDFSLHSGGHTMGVEGAVENKRLRGALKTGGEVLPLDFPMESNLLSGSGVGMPGSGLPVLKAGETTTIDAFDPVAMKMGKATVARVGEENISIEGVPVLASVYSTTVGGMTSKAWIGPNEEVLQATTPFGFTLRKIAPETADTPVPAGGGGDMIQSLAVVPKGKAVFVDATRLVVRISGVDVDTIPSDPPWQVREGDLVTILQPAPLATAVVSEPADFDPAPHLASDAFVTARHPEVLRKAQEIVGTETDPWKKALLIHTWLYESIDKVPVLSVPNALDVLRNKTGDCNEHAVLFAALARASDIPTRIAIGLVYSDTLEGFGYHAWPEVHVGGAWYPMDPTLGQVAADATHIKLLNGSIEAWVRLAAYIGQIELEVVSIE